The DNA region CACCAAACAGAAGGACGCGTAACCCGATGACGCAGCAGGAGTTCAACGATCCACTGTGGCGCACGATCCTTTCCGGTGCGCAAATGCTGTTCGTGGCGTTCGGCGCGCTGGTGCTGATGCCGCTGATTACCGGGCTCGATCCTAATGTCGCGCTGTTTACCGCAGGGCTTGGCACGCTGTTGTTCCAGATCATCACCGGCCGTCAGGTGCCGGTGTTTCTGGCCTCGAGCTTTGCTTTCATCACCCCGATCATTCTCGCCAAAGGTCAGTTCGGCCTGGCCGCGACCATGGGCGGCGTGATGGCAGCAGGCTTCGTCTATACCTTTCTCGGTCTGGCGGTGAAGATCAAAGGCACCGGGTTCATTGACCGCTTGCTGCCACCGGTGGTCATCGGGCCGGTGATCATCTCGATCGGTCTGGCCATGGCGCCGATTGCGGCCAACATGGCGATGGGCAAGACCGGCGATGGCGTGCAGCTGATCCCGTATCAAACCGCCATGCTGATTTCGATGCCTGCGTTGCTGACCACCTTGATCGTGGCCGTGTTCGGCAAAGGTATTTTCCGTCTGGTGCCGATCATCTCCGGTGTGCTGGTGGGGTTTGCCCTGTCGTTCTACTTCGGCGTGGTCGATACCCAGAAGATCGCCGACGCGTCCTGGCTGGCCCTGCCGCACTTCACGGCACCGGAATTCAACTGGCAGGCGATTCTGTTCATTGTCCCGGTGGCGCTGGCGCCGGCCATCGAGCACATCGGCGGCGTGATTGCAGTCGGCAGCGTGACCGGACGCGATTACCTGAAAAAACCGGGCCTGCATCGCACGCTGTTCGGTGATGGCGTGGCAACGACCATGGCTGGCCTGTTCGGCGGACCGCCCAACACCACCTACGCCGAAGTCACTGGCGCAGTGATGCTGACCAAGAACTACAACCCGCAAATCATGATCTGGGCGTCGTTCTTTGCGATCATCCTGGCGTTCATCGGCAAGTTCGGCGCACTGCTGCAAAGCATCCCGGTGCCGGTGATGGGCGGGATTCTGTGCCTGCTGTTCGGTTCAATTGCGGCGGTCGGCATGAACACGTTGATCCGCCACAAGATCGACCTGGCCGAAGCACGCAACCTGGTGATCGTTTCGGTAACGCTGGTGTTCGGCATCGGCGGCGTGCTGATCGGCACCGGCAACGGTCCGAACGATTTTGGCCTGAAAGGCATCGCCCTCTGCGCCATTACCGCTATCGTCCTGAACCTGATTTTGCCGGGTAATGACAGCTGGAAGAACAAGCAACTGGATGATCAGTTGCCGTAAGACCTGGCTGGAGTGGGCTTGACTATGGTGCCAATGCTCCACGTTGACGTGCGGTTCTGGACGTTCTGCGTCCGATCCTGAGGGTGCGGTGCGACGCAGATTTGTGACGCGGAGCGTCACCCAAGGCATTCCCACGCTGGAGCGTGAGGAACGATAAGCGTCTGGACTATCGTGCCCAT from Pseudomonas syringae includes:
- a CDS encoding uracil-xanthine permease family protein, giving the protein MTQQEFNDPLWRTILSGAQMLFVAFGALVLMPLITGLDPNVALFTAGLGTLLFQIITGRQVPVFLASSFAFITPIILAKGQFGLAATMGGVMAAGFVYTFLGLAVKIKGTGFIDRLLPPVVIGPVIISIGLAMAPIAANMAMGKTGDGVQLIPYQTAMLISMPALLTTLIVAVFGKGIFRLVPIISGVLVGFALSFYFGVVDTQKIADASWLALPHFTAPEFNWQAILFIVPVALAPAIEHIGGVIAVGSVTGRDYLKKPGLHRTLFGDGVATTMAGLFGGPPNTTYAEVTGAVMLTKNYNPQIMIWASFFAIILAFIGKFGALLQSIPVPVMGGILCLLFGSIAAVGMNTLIRHKIDLAEARNLVIVSVTLVFGIGGVLIGTGNGPNDFGLKGIALCAITAIVLNLILPGNDSWKNKQLDDQLP